In Flammeovirgaceae bacterium 311, one DNA window encodes the following:
- a CDS encoding penicillin-binding protein 1C (COG4953 Membrane carboxypeptidase/penicillin-binding protein PbpC), protein MVSSAHTLINSFRWKYLLWAGVLAFALFLSIPPRLFLVPYATVLTDAEGELLGAQIAPDGQWRFPVTEGIPAKFEKALLTFEDRHFYRHPGFNPVAMSKALWDNLQAGRVVRGGSTISMQVVRLARQGQARTYAEKLAELLLAIKLELWHSKAEILQMYAAHAPFGGNTVGLQTACWRYYNRPGAELSWAEAATLAVLPNAPSLIFPGKNQQVLLQKRNRLLRALLQQEVIDTTTYQLALQEPLPGSPYPFPTMAKHLLLRSLKDGQQGKLLRTTLNIHLQELVTNIVAQHHYRLSGNQVHNAAVLVLDTETGNTLAYIGNTAAAGSTERGNDVDVITAPRSTGSILKPFLYATSLNEGRLLPKTLLPDVPFYQKGFNPQNFNKTFEGAVPADRALARSLNIPYVYLLQEYGVERFHHFLKKSGMTTLHQGPNHYGLALILGGAEGTLWDITGMYASIARSLQHYSRYRQKYDPADYRPANYLPEKIDEGHGPGAQASEGASVLLPEQLSMRLQPTSLLSAAAIWNTFEALVEVNRPETEGAWKQFSSARRIAWKTGTSFGFRDGWAIGVTPEYTVGVWVGNASGEGRPGLTGIEAAAPILFNVFSALPPTSWFTEPSGDLERVWVCRQSGYKASEICPEKLQQGVPHASLQAGSCPFHQLVHLEPAGRYRVNSQCESVENMQHLPWFVLPPVMEWFYKSRNPDYALLPQLKEGCEAYNQRSMQLIYPAKASKIVVPRELDGTAGSTIFEIAHRQSNTTLYWHLDEQYLGSTNSLHQMALNPADGPHLLLVTDQNGESLEHRFEVLAGVQ, encoded by the coding sequence TTGGTCTCTTCTGCCCATACACTAATAAACAGCTTCCGCTGGAAGTACCTGCTGTGGGCGGGGGTACTGGCTTTTGCCCTGTTCCTTAGTATACCTCCAAGGCTTTTCCTGGTACCATATGCAACAGTACTTACTGATGCTGAAGGTGAGCTGCTGGGGGCGCAAATTGCTCCCGATGGTCAGTGGCGCTTTCCGGTGACTGAGGGTATTCCTGCTAAGTTTGAGAAGGCACTGCTAACGTTCGAAGACCGGCACTTCTACAGGCACCCTGGCTTTAACCCTGTGGCCATGAGCAAAGCATTATGGGACAACCTGCAGGCAGGCAGGGTGGTGCGCGGGGGCAGCACCATCAGCATGCAGGTAGTGCGGCTGGCCAGGCAGGGGCAGGCGCGTACTTATGCCGAAAAGCTGGCAGAACTCCTGCTGGCCATTAAGCTGGAGCTCTGGCACTCCAAAGCAGAGATTTTACAGATGTATGCTGCGCATGCGCCCTTTGGTGGCAATACAGTAGGCCTTCAAACCGCCTGCTGGCGCTACTATAATCGCCCGGGTGCAGAGCTATCCTGGGCAGAGGCAGCAACCCTGGCCGTACTGCCCAATGCACCTTCGCTGATCTTTCCGGGTAAAAACCAGCAAGTACTGCTGCAGAAAAGAAACCGGCTGCTCCGGGCGCTACTGCAGCAGGAGGTTATAGACACCACCACCTACCAGCTTGCGCTACAGGAGCCCCTGCCCGGCAGCCCCTACCCTTTTCCCACCATGGCAAAGCACCTGCTGCTGCGCAGTCTGAAAGACGGACAGCAGGGAAAGCTCCTGCGTACTACCCTGAATATCCATTTGCAGGAGCTGGTTACTAATATAGTAGCTCAGCACCACTACCGGCTATCGGGAAACCAGGTGCATAACGCTGCCGTACTGGTGCTCGATACCGAAACTGGCAACACCCTGGCTTATATTGGTAATACAGCTGCTGCAGGCAGTACCGAAAGAGGAAATGATGTGGATGTAATTACTGCCCCCCGCAGCACCGGCAGCATTTTAAAACCTTTTTTGTATGCCACATCACTGAACGAAGGACGGCTGTTGCCGAAAACCCTGCTCCCGGATGTTCCCTTCTACCAAAAGGGTTTCAACCCGCAAAATTTCAATAAAACCTTTGAGGGTGCCGTTCCAGCCGACAGAGCACTGGCACGATCGCTCAACATCCCTTATGTATACCTGCTGCAGGAGTACGGGGTGGAGCGTTTTCATCATTTCCTGAAAAAGAGTGGCATGACGACCCTCCACCAGGGGCCCAACCATTACGGACTCGCACTGATCCTGGGCGGAGCCGAAGGAACACTCTGGGATATCACAGGCATGTACGCTTCCATTGCACGCTCACTCCAGCATTACAGCCGCTATCGGCAGAAATATGATCCTGCCGATTATCGCCCTGCCAACTATCTGCCCGAAAAAATCGATGAAGGGCATGGACCAGGTGCGCAGGCTTCCGAAGGAGCCTCCGTGCTACTCCCGGAGCAGCTCTCTATGCGGCTCCAACCTACCAGCCTGTTAAGCGCCGCAGCCATTTGGAATACCTTCGAAGCGCTGGTGGAGGTAAACCGTCCGGAAACAGAAGGAGCCTGGAAGCAATTTTCATCTGCCCGGCGCATAGCCTGGAAAACAGGAACATCCTTTGGTTTTCGCGATGGATGGGCTATTGGGGTTACACCGGAATATACGGTTGGGGTATGGGTGGGCAATGCCAGTGGTGAGGGCCGCCCCGGCCTTACCGGCATTGAAGCAGCAGCACCCATTTTATTTAATGTATTTTCTGCCCTGCCGCCCACCAGCTGGTTTACGGAACCTAGTGGAGACCTGGAGCGGGTATGGGTATGCAGGCAGAGTGGTTATAAAGCATCAGAAATTTGCCCGGAAAAGCTGCAACAGGGTGTTCCGCATGCTTCCCTGCAGGCAGGTAGCTGCCCCTTTCACCAGCTGGTGCACCTGGAACCTGCAGGCCGCTACAGGGTGAACAGCCAGTGTGAATCTGTTGAAAACATGCAGCATCTGCCTTGGTTTGTACTTCCGCCTGTTATGGAATGGTTTTACAAAAGCCGCAATCCGGATTATGCGCTCCTGCCACAGTTAAAGGAAGGCTGCGAAGCCTACAATCAGCGAAGCATGCAGCTGATCTATCCCGCCAAAGCATCTAAAATTGTAGTGCCGCGCGAGCTCGATGGCACTGCCGGCAGCACTATTTTCGAAATAGCACACCGGCAGTCCAACACCACCCTTTACTGGCACCTGGATGAGCAGTACCTGGGCAGCACCAATTCGCTGCATCAAATGGCTCTTAATCCTGCCGATGGCCCCCACCTGCTCCTGGTAACTGACCAAAACGGCGAAAGCCTGGAGCACCGTTTCGAAGTGCTGGCAGGGGTACAATAG
- a CDS encoding amidohydrolase (COG1473 Metal-dependent amidase/aminoacylase/carboxypeptidase) — MSNVLKSCLPLGLGLGLLSLPVMAQHSKLIARANQMADKIEPKVVECRRYYHQYPELSNREVKTAAKIAEQLRALGIEVETGVAKTGVVGILKGGKPGPVVALRADIDGLPVTERANIPYASKEIGEYNGQQVGVMHACGHDTHIAMLLGAAEVLAGMKNELKGTVKFIFQPAEEGAPVGEEGGAALMVKEGVLEKGPKPEVIFGLHINSQTPVGTLKYKPGGTMAASDRMMIRVKGSQTHGAYPWNGVDPIVVSAQIIQGLQTIVSRQVELTKEAAVVTVGSIHGGVRNNIIPEEVQLDGTVRTLDPQMRELIHERIRRTATKIAESAGATAEVEFISQTPITYNDPALTSRMLSTLEYIAGKEQVVLTDAVLGAEDFAFFQEQIPGLYLFVGGMAKDKKPSEVAPHHTPDFVIDDSGLTLGVKTLTGLTLDYMEGKSRK, encoded by the coding sequence GTTGTAGAGTGCCGACGCTATTATCATCAATACCCTGAGTTAAGTAACCGGGAGGTTAAAACAGCAGCTAAGATTGCAGAGCAGCTAAGGGCTTTGGGGATTGAAGTAGAAACCGGTGTGGCTAAAACTGGTGTGGTGGGCATCCTGAAGGGTGGTAAGCCCGGGCCGGTAGTAGCACTGCGTGCCGATATTGATGGCCTGCCTGTTACGGAAAGAGCGAATATACCTTATGCCTCTAAAGAAATTGGTGAATATAATGGGCAGCAGGTAGGGGTGATGCATGCCTGTGGACATGACACTCATATTGCCATGCTGCTGGGTGCCGCCGAAGTACTGGCTGGCATGAAAAATGAGCTGAAAGGAACTGTTAAATTTATATTTCAGCCTGCGGAAGAAGGAGCACCCGTAGGTGAAGAGGGTGGCGCTGCCCTGATGGTAAAGGAAGGTGTACTGGAAAAAGGACCTAAGCCGGAGGTGATCTTTGGTCTGCACATTAACTCACAGACACCGGTAGGTACGCTTAAATATAAGCCAGGTGGCACAATGGCCGCCTCCGACAGAATGATGATCAGGGTAAAAGGTAGTCAGACGCATGGTGCTTATCCCTGGAATGGTGTAGATCCGATTGTGGTATCTGCCCAGATCATACAGGGCCTGCAGACAATTGTTAGCCGCCAGGTAGAGCTTACCAAAGAAGCTGCCGTGGTTACAGTGGGCAGTATTCATGGCGGAGTGCGCAACAACATTATACCTGAAGAGGTGCAGTTAGATGGTACCGTCCGTACCCTGGACCCCCAGATGCGTGAACTGATCCATGAGCGGATACGCCGCACTGCTACTAAAATTGCTGAAAGTGCAGGTGCTACTGCTGAGGTAGAATTTATCTCCCAGACACCTATAACCTACAATGACCCCGCACTAACCAGCCGTATGTTATCTACCCTGGAGTATATAGCCGGAAAGGAGCAGGTGGTATTGACTGATGCAGTGCTGGGTGCAGAGGATTTCGCTTTTTTCCAGGAGCAGATTCCAGGCCTGTACCTGTTTGTAGGCGGAATGGCAAAGGATAAAAAGCCATCAGAAGTAGCACCCCACCATACCCCGGATTTTGTGATAGACGACAGTGGCCTGACCCTGGGTGTGAAAACCCTTACCGGTTTAACTCTTGATTATATGGAGGGCAAAAGCAGGAAATAA